The Cydia splendana chromosome 2, ilCydSple1.2, whole genome shotgun sequence nucleotide sequence TGCGTGAAAAACAGAAACATTAAATTTGTATCTTGCGGAAACTTAATAACAGAATTAAATagtaaatagtagattgtacaacccgaggcaattttttggtctgagcgaagcgaagaccaaaatagtggacgagggtaaaaatggacatttatgcccttgttgtacactctgcttgtcacttcgattgcgaggaaaatatacaaaaaatcgaatattttaggttattttaacgtatttattcaagactaaagaaaattgttcttgggccggtcggaggcgcggggcacgccaaTCGGGAGAGCGCcagtcgggggcgcgccggcagggctggcagtttgtatggcagaatttggactttattgctaagtcaataagggtcgtaatagatgattttactttatgctctagagcataaaatgcgattttatgtcgtctacgcacgacataaaggtgcactttttgagcatgagaatgGAAAACGATAATTAAACCGTACTTACAGTGCGTTATATGTCCGCCCACGGGCTCGCCCTTGAAATCAAACTCGATGTCCAGGAGCTTGCCCTGAAAGTACAAGTCTTTTAGGATAACCCTTCAAGGGGTAGACATATCATTTAACtaacgacccgccccggctttgcacgggttacgcaaaaccttaacaaattatacacataaaccttcctcaagaatcactctattactAGGTGAAAACGGCAtaaaaatctgttcagtagtttttgagttatcgcCAACATACATACACAGGTAAtaattggtgtattcccatacaAACAAATTACAAAACTGTACACTATTATTTCAAGAAGTAGCACAGGAATTTAAAGACGATCTATAATACTACCACAAATACTACATCCTAATCCAGGTTAATGAAACGACTCACAAATCGACTAGCGTTATGATTCCTGGCCGTGGCGGCGTTGCCGAAGGCCTCGAGCAGCGTGCCGGCGGCGGCCAGCGCGCCGCCCTGGTCGGGCCGGCCTCCccccgcgccggcgccgccccCCACCCCCGCACCCGCCACCACGGCGCACTGCAGGCACACGCGCGCCGCCTCCGTCTTGCCGGCGCCGCTCTCGCCCGTGATCACGATGCACTGGCTCTCGTTGCGGTCGCGGACCCAGCGGTAAGCGGTTGCCGTTATGGCGTATCTGTATGTGAAGGTGCATAACTTATGTTCTTATAATGTTACAAAGTTTTTTATTGATACaaattttatgattttattagtATACTAGTATCCGGgtctcggaaccggtttttttgaaaaacccgaaatagcctaatattttaattattttatgctcatTACGTAGGGCTGATTTGGGTACCGACTTCGTATTGTTAAATTGTCtcattagaaatgaaataataaaccaaagaacgaaaaagaacgtcaTATAATATCcggtatttattttatgaaaaataaaccggttccgagccttggtaGTATCGTAGGCGCGCCCCAGCTCGGCAGAGTACTGTGGCAGCGCTTGGCGCGGCTTGACCGACCCCGGCGCTCCTCATGTCTGCAGGGAACATACGTACAGGTGGGGCGGCAGCTGGTAGGGCGGGCGCGCGAGGTAGGCGCGCACCAGCTCGGCGGAGTACTGCGGCAGCGCGCGGCATGGATTCACTGACACTAACGCGTTGCCAACATATGTCTGTAAAGGAGAACCAGTGTCAGCTAGCGTATCAGATTGTATGTAGCTATGAATGGAAGCGAGAGGTCAGATTGCGAGTCTTGCTCCGCTCCGATCGCACAGTATCGAGGCCCCACCGTAAGACATCAAGCACTGCGCGGTAACTCAATTTTGGCATTAACCTACAGTGGGTTGTCTTATTTTCTACGACCTAAAGTACGATTAAGAGATCCAGAGAATAAACATTACACTGAAATAAACATCTTGCTTGTACCATGTAACAAAATATAGTATTCTACCTTTGAACCATCAGTTACTGATAATCCGCGCAGTTGAAGATGTTGATACAATTCCTAGCCAATATTCCTACAACCAAGAACGTCCCTATGGAAAatgaagaaaaaataaataaatgtacacTTTAGTCTAACTAATAGTGAGTTTCACCAAAGTTGTTGAGAGATGGCGCGAGCTTATAAAGGCCTGACTCACGTAAATGATGTCCCGCTTGTAGCGCACATGCAGGTTGTGCAGGAACGAGTCCTCGGTGAGCGGCGCCAGCAGCACGGCGTCGCTCTGGCCGACGTCGGCGCCCGCCTCGTCCGCCAtgccggcgccgcgccgcgcctcaCCGCGCCGCCATCACGGTGCCCGCACCGCAGCACACACAGATCCAACTACAAAGAGCAAAATGCAGGGAACCTGCTCTGCACATAGCGCGGATGACAAACATCAGTAGGTGTCACTACATAATGGGCAgggttatttattttcattctgCCAGTTCTGTGACACTGAAGAAAAGGAAATTTATAGCCAGTCAGACTAACACTCTAAGTTTAACCTAAGTTTTTACAGATGATCAAAcactattattaaattgtaattaAACTCACATTTTTCAACTTAACAATTAGTGACATGGTTTAAATGTGTTGGGCATTTATTATCAGACTTAAGCTATTTTGTACATAATCACATCTTCATTTCTTAAGTTTAAAGCAACAAACATAATAAGTGTCATAAGTTTATAAGTTTGTactattatgatttttttcaattattattattatattgtttaatacacTAGCAGCTGAAAGCTGATGCGTGTATGTCActgcacttttttttttaacaattaatgTTCATTTTTTTagttgtttttagtgtttgtcaAGTCTGTTTTTAAAACTGTTTACTGAAGGAGCACATATCACTGTTTCTGGTAATTCATTCCACTCGCGTACAACGTGGTTTGATAGAAAGTGCTTCCTAGGATTGCTTGTACAGGGAACtcgaataataaaatgtaattgGTTCTGGAGTTTTAAGTTATAACAAATATTGTAGGTAATAAAGTATATGTAAAATGTTGTTTTCTTAGACAATTCTGGTTTTAGATCTAATTTCAGAATAAGAATCGAATTCACTCggatatttttgaaaataatcaGCACGAGTGTTGCTCTTACTCAGGATGTATCGAAGTCATAAGTCATAATGCAGCATTTAATTTCCACTTATATTCACAATGTGTCTAATCTTAACTTCCTCAAAATTCTAATTAGCAACGCgatattacattttaaaacaCGGCACATTTAGCACACCGCATGATACCTGTGAGTTTGTTTTGTTTAACTTTATTGGTGGAACCAAAATCGACCACTGCAGTAGCGAGTACCCCTCGATCATTAATTGCGCCAGGCGACATTCGCGTCTTGAGCTTACTCACCTTAGCATAAATTTCTTAACATATAGCTAAAATAACACTATGCAGCTAGATGAGAATTCTGTAACATCGTCTTTAGAATAAACTGTTATTAATTCTGCAGATAAGAGGTACAAGGACCTCTCAATTTATCGCCAGAATATGACATTTGTTGACTtgacagaaaatgacagcctgaaggtgttttatgaaaattGATAAAATTATTGTTCAAATGTTGTTTATCTTGAATTTTATACAATGCGAGTTATTTTgctcaaatattaaataaatgaatttgcAATATATGTACTAACTTTTATTACTATCTAATGATttttacttattataaataaaataattgtgacAAAATTGAACGCGACGATAATGATCACACAAGCACGTCCTTGAACGTCAGGGCGGCATTTTGCATTTTGAAAACATTTTTGTCGCGCTGAACTCGGAGCCTGTGGGATCGGTTTTTGCTGTGCTGTGCGTTTATTTTTTCCATTGTTTTAATacagttttaaaattattatggaAGATACTTGTCATATCTTAAAGCGTAAGAAACGCAAAACTCGAAGGTGTTTAAatgaaattagaaaaaaatctcGTAGCAACACAAGCAGTACTATTAAGAATACAGATCTCGAGAATAAAATTAACAATGCGCCCAAAAAGACGGAACAAACATCTCATAATAACTTTATTACAGCTAATCGCCTCACTTTAGCGCTTTTCCCTAAGGCCGTTCGATCCGAAACAATAACTCGGCCACTGTTAGCAGAAATCAGACATGAACCAGGAATTATAAACATTAACAACATAGTTAGAGGCAAATATACTTTGAATCCTCAAACTACCGCCAACGACATTGTGAAAACTCATTTGAATAATGTTCATAACAATAGTACTAATATGTTTTCCGACGAGGATAGCGGGAATAGTGCAAAGGAAAATTGTATAAATTCGGTTATATTTGAAATGGACCGCATCAGTGATGCTTCGAACGATAACGTTTCAGTGGAAGGCCCTTCCCCAAATCGCGTGTTATCCAGTAGTCCAGTACCTCAGCTGCAAGAAGATTATGCTTATAGAAAGTACATACAATTCATAAAAGAAATTCCAATGTATGTGCAAATGCACACTCCTTCGCTACTCGCAGAAGACCCGATGCGGAAGCCTAAGGCCATGCTGCAAAATATGTACTTGGAAGAGCGGCGGCGTGTTATTGAGAAGGAGCAGACTAGTCCAAACTTGAATATGCATGAACCCATCCTTGAGAATCCCATTGACTACCTGAAGCGGTGCAGCACTGTCACGTCTTTGGCATCCCTTGCATCACCTGCACTGCCCTCCCAGGGCTCCCAGTCATCTCTAACGGAGACCTCGTCCCCACCGCCACCACCCTCGCCTCGCGAGCCACCTTCCATCATACAGGATACTCCAGAATATACATTTTTTCCTCAcaaattaaatcaataaaagcaTGTATTAAATCtgttctttatttataatattttctaggtttaattttatattcataATCACAAATCTTGGTTTTCCAGCAGGTGAATCTAGACAAGGGAAATATTTTCCAGCTGTGCAATGAGGTCCATGTGTTTGAAATTGTCAGGGCTGGTGGTGAAGCACTGCAGGAGCTCACGGCGTGCTGGTTCTGCACTGGCACCATAGTATAACTGGAACTGGTTAGCCAGACACAGTGCCTCGCGCCCGCTTAGCACATTCTGTAATAAACAAAAGATCAGTTAACTTATTGCCACTTGCCACTGCAAAGTATTTGAAATCTCTACACTGCAGATGTTTAGCTCAACATATGAACCGCGAAACCAATACAACATTTAAATGTTCAAGAAAAGAGTGTACCTCCATCTTAAAGGCCGACAATGGTAGCAACATACTGTTTgcaaattattgatatttctttttagcgttccgtacctcaaaaggaaaaaacggaacccttataggatcactcgtgcgtctgtctgtcagtgcgtctgtcacagcctattttctcggaaactactggaccaattaagttgaaatttggtacacatatataaattagtgacccaaagatggacatgttttttttataattttaaaatacatatgttcgaagttatttaagaaagaATAGAACGTATTCAACGTAAATTCATTAAATTTCTGTGTTTCAAAATTAAATCTCCTTATAGCTCCTCTAACTATCTATCTATTTGTAAAAGACATCACTTTGTACCACTTCAAAAACGGCGGGAAATAGCTGACATAAGTTATTTACTTAGTATCACTACTGGTTTGGTGGATAGTCCTGAACTACTTTCCAATCTCTCTTTTAATACTCCCACTCGTTGTAAAAGGTATTATCCTCCTATTTCCATTAAATTTTCATCGTCCAAATACAGACAGAATAGTTTCTTGTCGCGTGCGAGTAGAGCTTTAAACAACCTGGCAAACCAATTAGATatagatatatttaattgtaagaTACCTTTGGTTAAACATTATTTGACGCTAAAATGTTTTGATTGAGCATGTGTAATCAATCTTTGTTTGCTACTTTTCTATTGTATTTCTGATTGTAGgtgttttaaaatattgtcaTTTATGGATTGtacttaatatgtaggtactgtaaaaaacTTTATGTTGTGTGTTGCTGTGTCTGAGCGTTGACACTTTTCATTTAAGTAAACTTAAATGTAATAATCTGTAGCTACATGTGTGATCCTGTAATTGGCTTTCCATCTCTTATTAATTTGGCATACTCTGTATAgatagctgttggatctccataacataaataaataaataaataaaatagccaaaaaatgacccccccccctttatctccgaaactactgggtatAATATTTTGaacaaaatacacaaaatagttctttacctatagatgacaggaaaacctattagaaatgtgcagtcaagcgtgagtcagacttatgtacggaaccctagaaacgcgagtccgacttgcacttggccggtttttttatttattgtttattgtgaAAACCAACAGTGATACAGAGTAAAATATTACACTTGCCTTGTCATATTCGCCACGCATCAACACAATACCCTTGTCCTTCAGTTCAGTGTAGTGGACCATTGTCAGACATTCTGGAGCATTTTCTTTGTGAACCTGCAAAATGCAAACTTGTACAGtttcatgaaaaaaatattgtatgcaaaTTGTAATTTTTGAAATGGGCCATGGGACACCACCCCACTCCCACACCCAGCCCACATTTTTTTTTGGACTCTACCAACTCAGCAACAAACTAAAAATGTGGGTTTGTGTCTCAGAACCCCAAGTGCAATCTTGCCCAAGGTggatattttaaatttacctttattaaaaaactaaacaaaattagaagcgctggtggcctagcaaGAGCGTGCAACTTGCAattggaggtcgcgggttcaaaccccggcttgtaccaatgagtttttcggaacttatgtacaaaatatcatttgatttaGTCTGGATAAGGGAGACCAACAACCGCTCAAAATGGAGAGAGATTGGAGAGGCGTATGCCCAACGGTGGGCGAACACAcgctgaagaagaagaaggaaatcatttgatatttaccaatcgcttttcagtgaaggaaaatgTCGTgatgaaaccggactaatcccaataaggcctagtttgccctctgggttggaaggtcagatggcagttgctttcgtaaaaacttatgcctacgtcaattcttgggattagttgtcaagcagacccgggctcccatgagccgtggcaaaatgccgggatagcgcgaggaagaagaagaagaaaaaactaaacaataacTAACCTGGAATGCCAGTAGTGGAGTAAAATGCACAGAATGCCCAAAGCTTTGACAAACTATGAACTCGTAGCCCTGGTCCCGAGGCAGCGGGAACAGGAATGACGGGAACTGCTTCATATTCTCACGTAAGCCAGTATATGTATCAGCAGGAATTGTTGCTGCGATCACATCTTTGTCCTTGTGGTACTCTTGCCAGATAACTTGAATCTCTGATGCATCTTTGTCTTTCACTAGCTCAGTTTTAAATATAGCATCTAGCTTTTTTTCTTCTGTAGCTACGCCCTCTGGTAAAGCTTCTTTAGGATTTAGCACTGAAGAATATTGactgaaaataataatagtttgtaAATGTACTTGAACTTTATAATATCCCAAAGTATATATACCTTTACATACGCGTGTTCAGTACCTAGTATCCACTGGGGCTTTGCCCGCGCCGTTGGGTTTGCGCTCCGGGCTCACTGTGCGCGCAACACGCTCCAGGAATTCCTTGGGATCAGTTTTCTGCAGGCTCGCGATGCGGTCTGCATACTTCTCGTAGTAGGGGTTGGTCTGTAGTTTTTCCATTGCCTTCTCCATTCTGATATTCGATGTGGATATACTTCTGCAGCTATCTAGGCGTACTGCCGACGATCTCAAAGCT carries:
- the LOC134806144 gene encoding ATP synthase mitochondrial F1 complex assembly factor 1; this encodes MDISRLVQRVSVLALRSSAVRLDSCRSISTSNIRMEKAMEKLQTNPYYEKYADRIASLQKTDPKEFLERVARTVSPERKPNGAGKAPVDTSQYSSVLNPKEALPEGVATEEKKLDAIFKTELVKDKDASEIQVIWQEYHKDKDVIAATIPADTYTGLRENMKQFPSFLFPLPRDQGYEFIVCQSFGHSVHFTPLLAFQVHKENAPECLTMVHYTELKDKGIVLMRGEYDKNVLSGREALCLANQFQLYYGASAEPARRELLQCFTTSPDNFKHMDLIAQLENISLV